The DNA window CAACATCATTCCGCCCGGCCAACAATCGGGAGTGTTTCCGCCCCACCCGAAAGGCACAAAAGAATATATTGCCGTCGCCGCCGGAACATTGCGCATCGTGCTGGGAGATCGTCACTATGACTTGCGCGAAGGGGACTCTCTTTATTACGACGCCGCCTGCGAACATCAGTTGATCAACACGGGCCAAGAAGAGTGCCGCTATTATTTGATTATTCACTCGCCTGCTTCGAAAACATGATTCACAATGACCGATATCCAAGACGCTGTGGTTTTTTGATTTTTGCCGTCACATGGCAAGAAATCACAACATCGATGGCGAATATAAAGACAGGACCTTTCTTTGACGGGGGAATGTGAATGAACATCAGCCAAGAATATTTGCGGGTGGTGCGCGCGCGCTTTCTCGACATGAAAAAGACCGCCGAACGGGCTATAGGCCAATGTTCGGAGGAACAGCTGTTCCATTGCTTTCATGAGGAGACAAACAGCATCGCCATCATTGTCAAACATATGAGCGGAAATATGGTGTCGCGCTGGACAGACTTTTTTTCATCGGACGGGGAAAAAACGGACCGAAACCGCGATGATGAGTTTATCCATGACTTCCATACGCGCAAAGAAGTCATGGATTGCTGGGAAAAGGGGTGGTCCACTTTCTTTCAGACGCTGAATGAACTGCAAGAAACGGATTTGTTGCGGACGGTCACGATCCGCGGTGAACCCCATTCTGTCATCGAAGCGATTGAGCGGCAAATGTACCATTATTCGTATCATATCGGACAAATCGTCTATGTCGCGAAACAACTGAATGCAAACAACTGGAAAACACTGACCATACCAAGAAGTCGAAAAACAACATAGGCAACTCCTTATTCGAATCATCTTGCCAACGCCATCCGCCCCTTGGCGCCGTCAACCAATAAAGGCGGATGGCTTTTTTGCGGTTTGACATTCCTTCACAATCATACCGCTTTATCAGGGATCGTGGTCAGCGTCTAGAAAGTTTCACAATGCCGGCCAGCAAACAAACCATCCCCGCTCCCCATGCCATCCCCGCCTTGCCAAGAAGGAGGGAGATTTCTTCAGATGCCTGCACATGAGCAAGGTCAAAAGACATCGCCTTCAGCGCAAAGAAAACAGCCAGAGCCTGCAACAAAAGATGGGCCAATATCCACACAAGCGCAAGGCGTTGCTCTCGATTCTTTCGCCAAAGAACAACGATTGTCGCAACCGCAATCAACATGACAACCGAAAAGCCGCCGATGAGCATATCCATCACATTTTCTTCCATAGGCAAATGCTTGAGCAACGTTCCCTCCTCCTTTTTTCATGTCTTTCTATTCTTCTTCCCTTCGTCCGATCCCTTCTTTTATGAGGGAAAGAAGGCAAAGACGCCGCCGCATGGCCTTTTTCTTTCCCGCGGGCTAGGGAAGCGACGCAACCCTTTTCTCCAATGAAAAGCAGGCGCCCATCCCCTATTGCAGGGGACAGCGCCTGCTTAATGATTTTTGATGCATCTTAAACTCTAAAAACAGCTCGTTGTAGTAGGCGAGCATCTGTTTCCCCAAGTTTTCGTACACTTCCAAGCGCCCTGCCGAATCCAAATCAGGATGAATTTGAAAAGCATCAAACCCGGCCGCGGCCCGTCGATACAGGGACTCTTCGGCAGCATCGCCGCTGTATTGTTCGGAATCTTTTGGATGGTGATGGCGTTCTCCATCACTGCGGACTCGCCGTTTCCCGCCGCCCGCTTTTTTCCGTTTTTCGGCCTTGCGCCGATCGCCATCGGAGCCGTGCAAGCAATTTTCCCTTACAAAAGCGCGACGGGAAAACAACGCATGTCCTTGTTGGACATTGTCGACAGCGAGGAAGAACCCGGCCCGATGAACATCCGATTTGGAGGTGAAGCGAAAACAAACATCGCCCTTATTGCGGCGGGCATGTGCAGCACGATTTTCAATTTTGCCCCCAATGTGGAAAAGAGCTTCTCCGCTGATCCGAGAAGCTCTTTTTTGAAATTTCCTTGCTTCACCGTATTGAATAATTTCGAAAAATACATTAAATTATATAGTAATAGTCAAAACCAAACGCAACAACTGCATACGGACATTCTTATCAAGAGAGGGGGAGGGACTGGCCCGGTGAACCCTCAGCAACCTGGCCGCGGCCAAGGTGCTAAATCCAGACAGGCAACAGCCTGGAAGATAAGAAGAAGCGAACGGAAAGTCTTCTTCTTAGAAGGCTTTTTTCTTTTACTTGTGAAGAAACGGGGGAATCGAACGTGGGATTGCTTGATGACCTGAAACAACGCGTGCTGATCGCCGATGGCGCGATGGGGACGCTTCTCTATTCGCATGGCGTTGACCGTTGTTTTGAAGAATTGAATCTATCGAAACCGGAAGAAATCGTCCATATTCACGAAGCGTATATCGCCGCGGGCGCCGACGTCATTCAGACAAACACATACGGCGCCAACTACGTCAAGCTCGCCCGCTACGGCTTGCAAGATGAAGTGCCGGCCATCAATCGGGCGGCGGTGCGGCTCGCTAGGCAAGCGGCGAACGGTCGGGCGTACGTGCTTGGGACAATCGGCGGGCTGCGCACGTTAAACAAAAGCGCCGTGCCGCTTGATGAAGTGAAGCGGACGTTCCGCGAGCAACTGTTTGTCTTGCTGGCGGAGGGAGTGGACGGCGTGCTGCTGGAGACGTATTACGATTTGGAAGAGTTGGAGACGGTGCTCACCATCGCCCGCAAAGAGACGGACTTGCCGATCATCGCCCATGTATCGCTCCATGAAGTCGGCGTCTTGCAAGATGGCACGCCGCTCGCGGACGCCCTTGCCCGTTTAGAGGCGCTCGGGGCCGATGTCGTCGGACTGAACTGTCGTCTCGGTCCGTATCATATGCTTCGGTCGCTTGAAGAAGTGCCGCTGCCAACGCGCGCCGTTTTATCGGCGTACCCGAACGCAAGCCTCCCCGACTACCGCGACGGCCGGCTCGTCTATGAGACGAATGCCGAATACTTCGAGGAAACGGCCAAGGCGTTTCGCGATCAAGGGGTGCGCTTGATCGGCGGTTGTTGCGGCACGACGCCGAAACATATTGAAGCGATGGCTCGGGCGCTTCATGATCGAACCCCTGTCACGAAAAAAACAGTCAAACAGCGCGCCGTGTCGGTGTCGGTCCAATCTGACATTCCATTGGCAGCGACGCCGCTTCCGGAATTAGCCCGCGCCCGCCGCTCGGTGATCGTTGAGCTTGACCCGCCGAAAAAACTGGGCATTGACAAATTTCTCGCCGGAGCGAAAGCGCTCCATGATGCCGGCATTGACGCGCTGACGTTGGCCGACAACTCGCTCGCCACGCCGCGCATCAGCAACGTCGCCGTCGGTTCGATCGTGAAAGAGCGGCTCGGCGTCCGTCCGCTCATCCATATTACGTGCCGCGACCGCAACTTGATCGGCCTGCAGTCGCACTTGATGGGCCTGCATACGCTCGGCATCACCGATGTGCTCGCCATTACCGGCGACCCGTCGAAAATCGGCGACTTTCCAGGAGCGACATCGGTGTACGATTTATCGTCGTTCGATTTAATCCGCTTAATCAGCCAGTTCAATGAAGGATTGTCGTACTCAGGCAAACCGCTTGGGCAAAAAACGAACTTCTCGATCGGCGCGGCGTTCAATCCGAACGTCCGTCACTTGGATAAGGCCGTTGAACGGATGGAGAAAAAAATTCAATGCGGCGCCCATTATTTCTTGACCCAGCCGATTTATTCGGAAGAGAAAATCGTCGACGTGCACGAAGCGACGAAACAGTTGGATGCGCCGATTTACATCGGCATTATGCCGCTTGTGAGCGCGCGCAACGCCGAGTTTTTGCACCATGAAGTGCCGGGCATTACGCTCTCTGACGAGATTCGCGCCCGCATGGCCGCCTGCGGCAACGACCCGGTGCAGGCAGCGCGCGAAGGAATCGCCATCGCCAAAGCGCTCATTGACGCAGCGTTCGACTTGTTTCACGGCATTTATTTAATTACGCCGTTTTTGCGTTACGACATGACGGTGGAGCTTGTCCGCTACATTCACGAAAAAGAAGCGGCCGCGAAAGAAAGGAAGGTTGTCCATGGCTAATGTCACCTTAGAACAGCAGCTGCAGCGAAAAATTCTTGTCATTGACGGCGCGATGGGGACGATGATCCAAAGCGCCAACTTGTCGGCGGCCGACTTTGGCGGCGAGGCGTATGAAGGGTGCAACGAATATTTAACCCTCACCGCCCCGCACGTCATTCGCCATATTCATGAAGCGTACTTGGAAGCCGGCGCGGACATCATCGAAACGAACACGTTCGGGGCGACGCGCATCGTGCTTGACGAATACGGCCTTGGCCATTTGGCGCTCGAGCTGAATATCGAAGCAGCGAGGCTCGCCAAACAAGCGGCCGAGTCGTTCGCAACACCCGACTGGCCGCGCTTTATCGCCGGTTCGATGGGGCCGACGACGAAAACCTTGTCGGTCACAGGCGGAGCGACGTTTGACGAACTTGTTGCCGCCTATGAAGAGCAGGCGCGCGGACTGCTGCTTGGCGGCGTCGACCTTCTCCTTTTGGAAACGTGCCAAGATACGCTGAACGTCAAAGCGGGATTCATCGGCATTTCCAAAGCGTTTGAAGCCGTCGGCCGCCGCGTGCCGCTCATGATTTCCGGCACGATCGAGCCGATGGGCACGACGCTTGCCGGGCAGGCGATCGATTCGTTTTTCATCTCGATCCGCCATATGAAGCCGATCGCCGTCGGCTTAAACTGCGCGACCGGTCCGGAATTCATGACCGACCATTTGCGCACGCTCGCCTCGCTCGCAGACACGGCGGTCAGCTGCTACCCGAACGCTGGGCTTCCGGACGAAGAAGGGCATTACCATGAAACGCCAGACATGTTGGCAGAGAAAATCCGCCGCTTTGCTGAAAAGGGGTGGATCAACATCGTCGGCGGGTGCTGCGGTACGACGCCGGACCATATCCGCGCCATCGCCGAAGCGGTGCGCCACATCCCGCCGCGGGCGATCCCGTCCTCGTTTGACACGCACGCCGTCTCCGGCATCGAGGCGCTCATCTACGACGAAACGATGCGCCCGCTTTTTGTCGGCGAACGGACGAACGTCATCGGCTCGCGCAAGTTTAAGCGCCTTATCGCCGAAGGCAAGTACGAAGAAGCGGCGGAAATCGCCCGCGCTCAAGTGAAAAACGGCGCCCATGTCATCGACATTTGCCTCGCCGACCCGGACCGCGACGAACGGCACGATATGGAACAGTTCGTCCGCGAAGTTGTCAAAAAAGTGAAAGTGCCGCTCGTCATCGACTCGACTGACGAACACGTCATCGAATGCGCCCTCACCTATTCGCAAGGGAAGGCGATCATTAACTCGATCAACCTCGAAGACGGCGAAGAGCGCTTTGCCAAAGTCGCGCCGCTGTTGCATCAATACGGCGCCGCCGTTGTGGTCGGGACGATCGATGAGCAAGGGATGGCCGTCACCGCCGAACGGAAGCTCGAGATCGCCTTGCGTTCGTATGATTTGCTTGTGAACCGCTATGGCGTTCCGGCGCATGACATCATTTTCGATCCGCTCGTCTTCCCGGTCGGCACCGGCGATGAGCAATACATCGGAGCGGCGAAAGAAACGATCGAAGGCATTCGCCTCATTAAAGAGCGGCTTCCTGAGTGTTTAACGATGCTCGGCATCAGCAACGTCTCGTTCGGCTTGCCGCCGGCCGGGCGCGAGGTGCTCAACTCCGTCTTTTTGTACCATTGCACGCAAGCCGGGCTCGATTACGCGATTGTCAACACGGAGAAGCTCGAGCGGTTCGCCTCGATTCCGGAAGACGAAGTGCGAATGGCCGAGGCGCTTTTGTTTGACACGAGCGACGAAACGTTAAATGCCTTTATCGAATTTTACCGAAGCAAAATCACCGCCGCCAAGCCGGCGCAGGAGAACTTGAGCCTTGAGGAGCGGCTCGCCCGCTACGTCATTGAAGGATCGAAAGACGGGCTCATTTCCGATTTGGAAAAGGCGCTTGAGACCTACTCCGATCCGCTGTCGATCATTAACGGCCCGCTCATGGCCGGCATGGACGAAGTCGGGCGGCTGTTTAACAACAACCAGCTCATCGTCGCTGAAGTATTGCAAAGCGCAGAAGTGATGAAAGCCGCGGTCGCCTTTTTAGAGCCATATATGGAAAAGAAAGAGGGAAGCACAAAAGGAAAAGTCATTCTCGCCACCGTCAAGGGCGATGTGCACGACATCGGCAAAAACTTAGTCGACATTATTTTAAGCAACAATGGCTACGAGGTGATCGACCTCGGCATTAAAGTCGCCCCGCAGCAACTCATTGAAGCGGTGCGCGAACATCAGCCGGACATCATCGGCCTTTCTGGTTTGCTTGTGAAATCGGCTCAACAGATGGTCGTCACCGCCCAAGACTTGCGCCAAGCCGGTGTTTCGACCCCGATTTTAGTCGGCGGCGCCGCCTTAACGCGCAAGTTTACGGAAAACAAAATCGCGCCCGAATACGACGGCGTCGTCCTGTACGCGAAAGACGCCATGGACGGGCTTGCGCTCGCCAACCAAATTCAGCAAGGCGACATCGAATACACAAAAAAAGAAGCGGCCGAAAGCGAGTCAACACGGCCGACGGCGATGGTTACAGCGATCAAATCGAACATCTCGACCGACGTCCCCGTCTACGTGCCGGCCGATCTCGATCGTCACGTGCTGCGGAATGTGCCGCTTG is part of the Geobacillus sp. 46C-IIa genome and encodes:
- a CDS encoding DUF1572 domain-containing protein codes for the protein MNISQEYLRVVRARFLDMKKTAERAIGQCSEEQLFHCFHEETNSIAIIVKHMSGNMVSRWTDFFSSDGEKTDRNRDDEFIHDFHTRKEVMDCWEKGWSTFFQTLNELQETDLLRTVTIRGEPHSVIEAIERQMYHYSYHIGQIVYVAKQLNANNWKTLTIPRSRKTT
- a CDS encoding bifunctional homocysteine S-methyltransferase/methylenetetrahydrofolate reductase gives rise to the protein MGLLDDLKQRVLIADGAMGTLLYSHGVDRCFEELNLSKPEEIVHIHEAYIAAGADVIQTNTYGANYVKLARYGLQDEVPAINRAAVRLARQAANGRAYVLGTIGGLRTLNKSAVPLDEVKRTFREQLFVLLAEGVDGVLLETYYDLEELETVLTIARKETDLPIIAHVSLHEVGVLQDGTPLADALARLEALGADVVGLNCRLGPYHMLRSLEEVPLPTRAVLSAYPNASLPDYRDGRLVYETNAEYFEETAKAFRDQGVRLIGGCCGTTPKHIEAMARALHDRTPVTKKTVKQRAVSVSVQSDIPLAATPLPELARARRSVIVELDPPKKLGIDKFLAGAKALHDAGIDALTLADNSLATPRISNVAVGSIVKERLGVRPLIHITCRDRNLIGLQSHLMGLHTLGITDVLAITGDPSKIGDFPGATSVYDLSSFDLIRLISQFNEGLSYSGKPLGQKTNFSIGAAFNPNVRHLDKAVERMEKKIQCGAHYFLTQPIYSEEKIVDVHEATKQLDAPIYIGIMPLVSARNAEFLHHEVPGITLSDEIRARMAACGNDPVQAAREGIAIAKALIDAAFDLFHGIYLITPFLRYDMTVELVRYIHEKEAAAKERKVVHG
- the metH gene encoding methionine synthase; translation: MANVTLEQQLQRKILVIDGAMGTMIQSANLSAADFGGEAYEGCNEYLTLTAPHVIRHIHEAYLEAGADIIETNTFGATRIVLDEYGLGHLALELNIEAARLAKQAAESFATPDWPRFIAGSMGPTTKTLSVTGGATFDELVAAYEEQARGLLLGGVDLLLLETCQDTLNVKAGFIGISKAFEAVGRRVPLMISGTIEPMGTTLAGQAIDSFFISIRHMKPIAVGLNCATGPEFMTDHLRTLASLADTAVSCYPNAGLPDEEGHYHETPDMLAEKIRRFAEKGWINIVGGCCGTTPDHIRAIAEAVRHIPPRAIPSSFDTHAVSGIEALIYDETMRPLFVGERTNVIGSRKFKRLIAEGKYEEAAEIARAQVKNGAHVIDICLADPDRDERHDMEQFVREVVKKVKVPLVIDSTDEHVIECALTYSQGKAIINSINLEDGEERFAKVAPLLHQYGAAVVVGTIDEQGMAVTAERKLEIALRSYDLLVNRYGVPAHDIIFDPLVFPVGTGDEQYIGAAKETIEGIRLIKERLPECLTMLGISNVSFGLPPAGREVLNSVFLYHCTQAGLDYAIVNTEKLERFASIPEDEVRMAEALLFDTSDETLNAFIEFYRSKITAAKPAQENLSLEERLARYVIEGSKDGLISDLEKALETYSDPLSIINGPLMAGMDEVGRLFNNNQLIVAEVLQSAEVMKAAVAFLEPYMEKKEGSTKGKVILATVKGDVHDIGKNLVDIILSNNGYEVIDLGIKVAPQQLIEAVREHQPDIIGLSGLLVKSAQQMVVTAQDLRQAGVSTPILVGGAALTRKFTENKIAPEYDGVVLYAKDAMDGLALANQIQQGDIEYTKKEAAESESTRPTAMVTAIKSNISTDVPVYVPADLDRHVLRNVPLDHVLPYVNWQMVLGHHLGLKGKVKRLLEEKDEKALALKAVVDELVAEAKTHGWIQPAGAYRFFPAQSDGNRVYIYDPADGKTILETFDFPRQPRAPHLCLADYLKSKESGEMDYVGFFAVTAGHGIRELAQQWKDEGEFLKSHAIQALALEIAEGFAERIHQIMRDRWGFPDDPDFTMEERFAAKYQGQRYSFGYPACPNLEDQEKLFRLLHPEDVGIRLTDGCMMEPEASVSAIVFAHPEARYFNVL